A window of Castanea sativa cultivar Marrone di Chiusa Pesio chromosome 1, ASM4071231v1 contains these coding sequences:
- the LOC142626099 gene encoding uncharacterized protein LOC142626099, whose product MGTLMMWPSELSKISSPAKHGLRKSLIGKPVSSVRQLMDRIDKYKWVEEDQQLGKGEKVVSQDKRDFKSDKYNDNRPQRDFTKQIGAGIVPRAVNTVFREPVHQILEKIKNEPYFKWSNKMNGDPTRHNQNLYCQYHQEREHTTENCRNLWYHLEQLVKEGRLQQFLYRPNGQVSHIGSGTQGNISSRPPLGTINVIFATPGRADLCPSRVMTVARPLFENSNCGPKRAKVALQLALSFSEKDKFGTIQPHNDALVVTLRIGV is encoded by the coding sequence atggggactttgatgatgtggccaTCAGAACTTTCAAAAATCAGCTCACCCGCCAAGCATGGTTTGAGGAAGTCATTAATTGGGAAACCGGTTAGTAGTGTGCGCCAGCTTATGGACCGGATTGATAAATATAAGTGGGTTGAAGAGGACCAACAGTTAGGTAAAGGAGAGAAGGTGGTCTCTCAAGATAAGAGGGACTTCAAGTCAGACAAATACAATGATAATCGTCCTCAACGAGACTTCACCAAGCAGATTGGGGCTGGTATTGTTCCACGGGCCGTAAACACAGTATTTCGAGAGCCAGTTCATCAGATTCTAgagaaaatcaagaatgaaccatacttcaaatggtCTAACAAGATGAACGGAGACCCCACAAGACATAATCAGAACCTTTATTGTCAGTACCACCAGGAGCGCGAACATACCACAGAGAATTGCAGAAATTTGTGGTatcatttggagcaattggttaaggagggaaggtTGCAACAGTTCCTATATAGGCCTAATGGGCAAGTCAGTCACATAGGTTCAGGTACTCAAGGGAACATCTCTTCGAGGCCTCCGTTGGGCACCATTAATGTCATCTTTGCAACTCCTGGAAGGGCAGATTTATGTCCCTCCCGGGTAATGACTGTAGCTCGACCACTATTCGAGAACTCTAATTGTGGGCCGAAGAGAGCAAAGGTTGCACTGCAGTTGGCATTGAGTTTCTCGGAGAAGGATAAGTTTGGAACTATACAGCCACATAATGATGCTCTAGTGGTCACACTCAGGATAGGGGTATGA
- the LOC142626106 gene encoding uncharacterized protein LOC142626106, with protein MVDQGSGVEIMYPDLYRGLGLKPYDLTSYDSPLVGFDGKMVIPIGQLKLPVQTGSKVVEVNFIVMDAYSPYTAIVERPWLHAMGAVPSTLHLKVKYLSKDRVEELIGSQSTVR; from the coding sequence ATGGTGGATCAAGGCAGTGGGGTGGAAATTATGTATCCCGACTTGTATAGAGGCTTAGGGTTAAAACCATATGATTTGACTAGTTATGATTCACCTCTAGTAGGTTTCGATGGAAAGATGGTTATACCAATAGGACAACTCAAGTTGCCGGTACAAACAGGGTCAAAAGTTGTAGAGGTCAACTTCATAGTGATGgatgcatattctccatacacggccatcgtgGAGAGACCAtggcttcatgccatgggggcTGTCCCTTCCACTTTgcatttgaaggtgaaatatcTATCTAAGGACCGAGTTGAAGAGCTGATCGGAAGCCAATCTACAGTGAGGTAG
- the LOC142626115 gene encoding uncharacterized protein LOC142626115, translating into MPHTSIKGQVLADLVAEFTEPSLEEHTKRLAMDEKSVDMISLKESLSWKVYVDGAANQRGSGMGLIIISPNKIVIEKSLRMSFSAMNNEAEYEALLIGMNMVLKMGGKNVEMFSNSRLIVGPVEGELEARDSRMQEDLSQIKVGPSWMDPVMLFLKENVLPEEKSEANKVRRKVPWF; encoded by the exons ATGCCGCACACCTCTATAAAGGGTcaggtccttgctgatttggtggctGAGTTTACTGAGCCATCATTAGAAGAACATACGAAGAGGTTGgccatggatgaaaaatcagttgacATGATCTCCCTGAAGGAATCTTTATCATGGAAGGTGTACGTAGATGGGgcagcaaatcaaagaggatctggaaTGGGGCTGATTATAATATCTCCAAATAAGATCGTCATTGAAAAGTCTTTAAGAATGAGTTTTTCAGCTAtgaataatgaagccgagtatgaagctctgCTAATAGGGATGAATATGGTTCTGAAAATGGGAGGGAAGAATGTAGAGATGTTCTCGAACTCAAGGTTGATTGTAGGCCCAGTGGAAGGGGAGCTAGAAGCTAGAGACTCGAGAATGCAGGAAGATTTAAGTCAG ATTAAAGTGGGACCCAGTTGGATGGATCCTGTGATGCTGTTTCTTAAAGAGAATGTCTTACCTGAAGAAAAATCTGAGGCCAACAAGGTACGTAGGAAGGTTCCTTGGTTTTGA